The DNA sequence TGTGCTAGTGGCATGTGCTATGGCCTGACCATCTGCCCCACACCACCCAGCCTAGACCAGACCAGagggcttctctctctctcacctgcacCTCCCCACCTGCAGCCCTGCAGCCACCCTCCCTGCTCCCTTCCTGGTTGAGAGGACTGTGGATTATGACACAGTAGGAGCCTGTCTGGCTTCCTCATGCTGAGGGTAGATGGCTCCAGGACATTAGACAGGCTGAGGAGCAGAGCTGTTAGGAGTCGGGGCCCTGGGAGTCCAACCCAAACTCCACAGTAACAGTGGCCCACAACTACGCAGGCTGCCACCGTACATGCCCACCAAGCACTGCCACCCTGGAGTCTGGCAAACGGTGTGCCAAGGTAGCGTGTAGCACAAAACCCACAAGGCCACGTGCAGTGGCAACAGACCGGGACAACTTACATAAGCTCTCTGAAACTCAGTCACCATCTGAGAAACAGAGCAGGAGGTGCGATAACAGTATCTATTTcattaaatgaactaatacacataACAAGCTTAGCACTACGCCTGGTACAAAGTAAGAATGAGCTAAATGCTAGTTTCTGTGacagttattaaaataattaaagaattcTTATTGCTTCATCTGTCAAGAGCCTTGCCCAGCCCTGAGGACCTTGGAGATGCTTAAGAAATGTTCACTGCTCTGGCTgtgcacaatggctcatgcctgtaatcctagcactttgggagaccgaggtgggtggaccacctgagctcaggagttcgaggccagcctgggcaacatggtgaaaccccatccctactaaaatacaaaaaattacccaggtatggtggtgtgcgcctgtaatcccagctactcgggaggctgaggcggaagaatcacgtgaaccagcctgggcaacagagagagactctgtcaagaaagaaagagagaaagagagaaggaaggaagggagggagggagggagggagggagggagggagggagggagggagggagggaaggaaggaaggaaggaaggaaggaaggaaggaaggaaggaaggaaggaaggaaggaaggaaggaaggaaggaaggaaggaaatgttcaCTGCTCTTATAggcctccttcctttcctcacttgctcttgcttttctcaaCACTGTGGATGAGGTCAGCAATATTACCATTTTACAACTTCagcaactgaggcccagaaagggtcAGTGACTTGTCCACAGCCACACAGAAGGCATGCAGGGGAGGACAACTCAATGCCTGGCCTCCAGTTTCCCAGGTCAGTGCTTCCTTCATGGTACCAggaagctactcaggagaatgaagCCCCAGGCCAGAGCCACAATCCCAGAACCCATCTTGGTGCCACACTGGCCAAGGCCCCATTTCAGGCAGAGCTGATCTGCCTTTCCCATTTCCAAGGACCCATTTCAGTCAGGCCCGAGCCTAGCTCCAGAGCTGCAGCTTGTCTGGATTGGGCGAGGGGGTGAGGAATACATTTTACCCagaagactgaggcccagaggaggaAGGGGCTCCTCCAGAACACAGGTCTTCCTCTACCAAATAGGTGCCATGGTGGTGAGGGGGACATGGTGGGTGCGGCCTTGGCCCCTGGCTCTATGACCAGAAACATCCTGGctgtatttctttccttcccagcTAACAGGCAGGTGCCATTATGGCCTGGCAGCCTTTCTAGGGAAGGGGCAGAATGGCTGGGGCAAGGAGGAAACAAACAGGAACAGGCACTTCTGTGACCGTGCATTTGTGTGTGCTCTTGAGCACGTGTAaggagcatgtgtgtgtgtacctgccTGTGTGTTTGCATTGCATACACACTCTCTCCCTGAGAGGGCATGGGTGTGCCTTCTGCTTAGATACACTGAACTTGCCCTTTTTATAGAGAACATCCCACGGTAATGGGGGAAGTAAAAGGAGACCAGGATGAACAATCTCATCTCAAAGGGTCTGCCAAGTGTGCACCCTGCCTTGATTGTTAACAAACATCAcaggctgggggttggggggtgaTACGTGATGCTGATAAAGATGGCACTGTGGGAGGCATTTGGCCAGGAGGGCATTCCAGAAACTGCTGTCATCTTCCCTAACCCACTAAGCGATCTTGGACAAGTCTCTTtccatctctgggcctcagtgttccATACTATAAAATGAGTTAATCCAATTTTGACAGGGATGTTGTTTAGATCAAATGAGATGGAATTGATTGTTGAACGAAGTAAAAGCCAGCGGGCACATAAGATGTAACAGAGCACTCAGATGAGTATTCTCTCAGCATACAGAGGGGCAATAGAGGGGCAGAAGGGCCGAGAACCTGCAGTCAAAGCCCCTAGGTGCCAGCCCTGACCTGCTACTCAACAGCTATGAGGCTCTGGGCACGTGCCTCCCCAGTCTAGGAGAGGCTTCCCTAGTGGCAAGGTGGGCAGGTGGACAGGTATCTCTCTGCCCTTCTGTAATCCTTCTGTCCTGGGGAGTGGGTTGCAGGATCCCCCACACACCGCCACCTCTACCCAGCGATGCAGACACAGAGCTGCTGGCTCAGGGTGGGAGTGACTGCTCCACTGGGCTGGTCTGTGACAGCCACTCGTCCCCCACCGCCACCCAATCTCACTCACCACTTTCCCCAAGCCCAAGCAAGACACTTTGGCTCAAAAGTCATATGGCCTCTTTCCTCCAGGGATTCAATTTCCTTTCCATGGATGGACACAGGCACtactgccccaccccaccccaacccccaggaggaagaggagagtgaTCCAAAAAGATCATGGTTTCTGAAATGTTTTGTTGCTGGCTAAAGACCAGAGAAGTTGAGCAACATTCCTggagtcacacagcaagtcagcTGCAGAGcatgcaaagaaaaaggaaaaaaaaaaaacaaaaacacccttcAAACCAGCCACATCTACCCTAACCCTTCCCCACGCCCTGTGTAGGGGTGGGAGAGAACTCACCACCTCCTTCCTACAGCTCCTTCTCGCTAAGAAAATAAGAAGCCTAGAAGCCCAAGCAACTGTCCCTCCCCATCACAGGTAATTCTTGGGTTAAGTATTCTTCCACTACCCGCGCAGGGGCACTGTCTGGTGAGGGCAGCCCGCACCAGCTCCAAACTAAAAAGTCCCCAACTCACCCCAGAACTAGGCTCTGAAGATGCCCCAGAGGGAATCCCCCAACTAGGCAGTCCCCTCAGCAGAGCTGCCTGCTTCACCACGGGTGAAAGGAAGGGATCTCCTAGAAAGACTCCCACCAGCCCATTCCTGAGCCCACCCCTGGGGAGAGGGCACAGGCTTGTAGTGCGGGTTCTTGAGGATGCCAGGGCAAGGAGTGCACAGCCCGCAAGCAACCTGAGTGTTCGGGGCATCACTGCTGGGTCCCGAAGAGGGGCTGACAAGCGCCCCCGGACTGTCCCACCACCAACGGGGGGCCAAGACCCTGACCATGCCAAATGCCTGGAGAAGGCTCCCCCTCTTCCTGCCCTGACCAAGACAGATGCCCACATGTCCCCTCTCCACTCCGCACCGCGCCCAGGGGACTCCGGCAGGCAAATACTCGCTGCCATAAAAGTGAACTATAGAGGCTGAAGTCAGACGCGCAGACAGCGTTACCCGAGGCGGGGGTTGAGGGTGGGGGGTGCTCGGGCCAGAGATATCCAACTTTTATAGCCACTTTGAAAACTATGATCCATACCAACGCTGTGGCAAAGTCACTGCCCCAGGACTGCCCACACCTGTCTGGGCACCACTGTCGGACCGGGTGGGGCAGCCTGCCCTTTAAACACACCTCTATCCCGCCTTGGCCACTCGCCCACCCATTCCCTCAGTCGTCCCCGGGTGCAGTGAGGGCGTGCAGCGGGGAGCGGGTACCTGCTTCCTGAGCGCCTCGAAGGCTGCGCTGATGGTGTGCACCCTCGTCCGCTCCCTGGCGTTAGCGAGGAGCCTCCGGGTCTGCTGCAGGGCTTTGATCTCGGAGGAGGCGGCAGTCGCTTCTCCTGGTCGTTTCCTAGGCGACGCGGAGGAATCCGGGTGGTTATTGTAAATTACGTGTGAAATTGACGAGTAGGAACTTTCCCCCGGGCGCGTTGGGGGCGCTGGGCGCACAGTGGACTCTGGGGGCGCTTGCGGCGCTGGGGGCGCTGACGGCGCGGGGCGCGCGGGCGGTGCGCACAGCAAGATGCGAGGACGCAGACCCGGCTCCCGGAAAGGCTGTGCCTCTGGGCCCCCAGGAGCCTGGCTCTGGGGcgcaggaggcggaggcggcggcggcggtggcggcggcggcggcggcggcggcggcgtgGGGAGTCCTGGCCCCACTGCGCCCAGGGCGAAGCCGCGTTTCCGCGCGTCGGAGACCTGGGGCACCCGGGAGCCCCCGCGCTCCCGGGCCGTGTCCGCGCCCCCTCTTGGGGGAACGGCCGGGGCCACTGGGGCTGGCACCGGCACCGGGACCGGGACCGGCTGCAGCCGATGGGTCCTGTCCCGCAGCCCGTTGGTGGCGACTGCGCGGGGCTCGGGCGCTTCCAAGTCCAATCGGAAAGTTTTATAGCCGTTCGCGCGCCGCGCCGGCTCCTTGCCTTTCCGCTTGAGCTTCTTGAGGCCGTTCAGCTCCTTCACGCACACGGTCTTCCACGGCCCGTCCTCGAGGACCGGGATGTGCTTCATGGCGCGGGCGGCGCGCGAGGCAGGAGCGTGGGGCTGCCCGGGCCGCCGCCGCGCTCAGCGCCGAGGAGTCTCTGGCTCTCCCCCTTCGCccgccctcccctccctctcctctccctttctccccctcGCCCGGGGCAGCTGCGCCGCCGGCTTCGCGAAGCCGCCGGGCTGTCCGTTCCCGGAGCGCTCAGAGTGTCATCTGAAGTCGCTGCCGCCTTGCCAGCATTTCTGGAGAACGCCCGCTGCGCTCCATCTGTGTTTGTTTAGCCTCAGTTTACACAGAAGCCCAGTTCGCGAGATCAGTCAGCGCCGCCGCCCGGAGAGGAGGCAGCTCCCGCCGCCACCGCCTCCCCAGCCCCGGCCGCCCGAGCCGCGAGCGCCTTTAAAGAAACAGGAAGCATTTTTCAAAACAGCTGGGCCGCCGGCCGCCTCCTTTGTCCGCGTGCTCCctacctccccccacccccatccccttgGCCCAGAACCTGCCTCCTCGGCTCTCCCTCCCCGCCCCTACTCAAGTCGGGGGCGCTTCTATGTTCCCAGAGGACAGTCCGCTTCTTCACAACAGCCCCGAGCACGTGATTTATGGGCCCCCCGGCCCTTCCCCAAATCACAGCGGGGCCTTCTCTCCCTGGCCTTGCAGGCCTCTCGGTGACGGTGACGCAGCTCCGACCTTGCCCACCCGGCACCTTCCCGCCACTCCCTCCGCCCCAACTCTCCGAGAGACAGAAAACGCCGGGAGCTGGGACTTCTGCTGCGGGCCGATGGGGAAGCGGAGACTCCGGAGTTGCCCGGCGACCCGCACCCACCAGGCACGGCAACCCAGTCCACTCTCACTTGCTGGAGCGGGGAAGCAAGAGGAGCAGAGGGCTTAagacagggaaactgagtctCCGAAAGTTCCAAAGTcacagaggcagaggagggtggaaGCTTCGGTTTAGGCAGACCTAACGTCTGCGAGCCTCTGCAGTCACCTCATTCCAGGCGCCCTGCTAAGCCGGGATTTactcatctatgaaatgagaaATTCGGACAACATCAACGCCTAAATCATAGCATTGCTCTGAGGAATTAAAGCACTAGGCACATAGGAAGGGGTCGTCAAATGGTagctgtcattattattattatttatcgaGGCAAAACAGTTACTTGAGGCAGATTTCCTGGGCCcagaccccagctctgccactcactgcatgaccttgggaaagtgacttaaccactctgtgcctcactttccttacctgtaaaacgAAGGTTATAATCGTACCTGCCTCCCCAGGCGGTGTGAAGAGCGTGTATGCGCAAGGCActcagagcagtgcctggcaccagGCGAGAGCTTTGCTGGTGCCCACGGTTATTGGCAAGGCACAGAGGTCGACCCCCCAGACCCTCAGTCCTCTCTGTGCCATTCCACTGGAGATTCTGGAAAGAAGGGGTCAAACTAGTAGGCCCTCGCCAGAGGACCACCTCCCAGCCACTCCCTTCGGAGGCTCAGAAGAGGGCTTCACTCCTTGCTGGTCCCTTACTCTGTGGCTGTTGCTCCTTAAGGAAAGTGGGCACTAAAAGCCAGCAAAGTGGTTAGGGAGAAGGTGAACTGTCGACCCTGGCCTTGAACTCCGA is a window from the Macaca mulatta isolate MMU2019108-1 chromosome 13, T2T-MMU8v2.0, whole genome shotgun sequence genome containing:
- the ATOH8 gene encoding transcription factor ATOH8, encoding MKHIPVLEDGPWKTVCVKELNGLKKLKRKGKEPARRANGYKTFRLDLEAPEPRAVATNGLRDRTHRLQPVPVPVPVPAPVAPAVPPRGGADTARERGGSRVPQVSDARKRGFALGAVGPGLPTPPPPPPPPPPPPPPPPPAPQSQAPGGPEAQPFREPGLRPRILLCAPPARPAPSAPPAPQAPPESTVRPAPPTRPGESSYSSISHVIYNNHPDSSASPRKRPGEATAASSEIKALQQTRRLLANARERTRVHTISAAFEALRKQVPCYSYGQKLSKLAILRIACNYILSLARLADLDYSADHSNLSFSECVQRCTRTLQAEGRAKKRKE